One Deltaproteobacteria bacterium genomic window carries:
- a CDS encoding enoyl-CoA hydratase-related protein, with protein MAFQNIIFEKDKGIARIIINRPEKRNALNRETRKEMGEALEQIRKDESIRVLIFRGTGEQSFIAGADVNDLKTFSPLGMFQYMNTLGQKLYNDIENFPIPTIALINGFCFGGGVELALSCDMRIASENAKFGQTEILLGFIPGGGATQKLPRLIGAGLAKELMFTGKVIDAREAERIGLVNRTVPLKDLDQEGLAIAEKICSLSPVAIRVCKEAINQAAQSSLNAGLAYEVMAETLCFSSEDRSEGIQAFLDKRPAQFKGK; from the coding sequence AGAATATCATCTTCGAAAAGGATAAAGGGATTGCCAGGATCATCATCAACCGGCCGGAGAAGCGGAACGCCCTGAACCGGGAGACCCGCAAAGAGATGGGCGAGGCCCTGGAACAGATCCGGAAGGACGAGAGCATTCGGGTCTTGATCTTCCGGGGGACGGGGGAACAATCCTTCATCGCCGGGGCGGATGTGAACGACCTGAAAACGTTCTCCCCGCTGGGGATGTTCCAGTACATGAACACCCTGGGTCAGAAGCTCTACAATGACATTGAGAACTTTCCCATTCCCACCATCGCCCTGATCAACGGGTTCTGCTTCGGGGGTGGGGTGGAACTGGCCCTGTCCTGTGACATGCGGATCGCTTCGGAAAATGCCAAGTTTGGGCAGACGGAAATCCTGCTGGGATTCATTCCCGGGGGAGGGGCCACCCAGAAGCTGCCCCGGCTTATAGGAGCCGGGCTGGCCAAGGAGCTCATGTTCACCGGGAAAGTCATCGACGCCCGGGAAGCGGAGCGAATCGGCCTGGTCAACCGGACCGTTCCCCTGAAGGACCTGGACCAGGAAGGCCTGGCCATCGCGGAGAAGATATGTTCCCTTTCCCCCGTCGCCATTCGAGTCTGCAAGGAGGCCATTAACCAGGCTGCCCAGTCTTCCCTGAATGCGGGCCTGGCCTATGAAGTCATGGCGGAAACGCTCTGCTTCTCTTCCGAAGACCGGTCCGAGGGCATCCAGGCTTTCCTGGATAAGCGCCCCGCTCAATTCAAGGGAAAGTAA
- a CDS encoding cyclase family protein: MFRPELKELITEGKIYDLGQPWHPGMPHHPLHPPFVFGLARKPGDVLYEGGGSSANDLFAFGGHTGTHLDAVGHISKNGKLFGGVETAREQDYLTGLSRRSIEETPPIIARGILLDIPGLKQVGVLEKGYPIRRKDIQETLALQKVKIEAGDVVLVSLIFGYSKLSKREDPHPFPKYHQRFGWGRSGHRGGNMSPFSHRHPAWQRGDELFLSSPSPGRLGL; this comes from the coding sequence ATGTTTCGACCGGAATTGAAAGAGCTCATCACGGAAGGAAAAATCTACGACCTGGGACAACCCTGGCATCCGGGAATGCCCCACCATCCCCTCCATCCGCCTTTTGTCTTCGGACTGGCCCGCAAACCCGGGGATGTGTTGTATGAAGGAGGCGGAAGTTCGGCCAATGACTTATTTGCCTTCGGGGGTCACACGGGAACCCACCTGGATGCGGTCGGGCACATTTCCAAAAACGGAAAGCTATTTGGCGGGGTGGAAACGGCCCGGGAGCAGGATTACCTGACCGGCTTATCCCGGCGCAGTATCGAAGAAACCCCGCCCATCATTGCTCGCGGTATCCTTCTGGATATCCCGGGGCTTAAGCAAGTCGGGGTTTTAGAAAAAGGCTATCCCATCAGGCGGAAAGATATCCAGGAGACGCTGGCCCTCCAGAAGGTGAAGATCGAGGCGGGAGATGTGGTTCTGGTTTCTCTGATTTTTGGTTATTCAAAATTGTCTAAAAGGGAGGATCCTCATCCCTTTCCAAAATATCATCAAAGATTTGGATGGGGAAGGAGTGGCCATCGCGGGGGGAATATGTCCCCTTTCTCCCATCGCCATCCGGCTTGGCAAAGAGGTGATGAATTATTCCTTTCAAGCCCCTCTCCAGGCCGGCTTGGCCTATGA
- a CDS encoding ABC transporter substrate-binding protein, with protein sequence MKQRAWITGIIFVCFLFFSLSAQAADPKEFKIGAILAMTGAGSWYGEVMSRGFLTAMDEINGKGGIDGVKFKAAVEDHQSGSGAAAINGFNKLVNVDKVPFSFTSYTGPTLSIVPVANEKHVLLLNGGGVGPKLVKASPYLFNNRMLSVMHGVGVIQRAKERGFTKMASLYWNDDAGIGTQKYVEPRWKAMGGTVVASEAHPIGATDYKTYLSKIMAANPDFLALWQWGKDWGVAVKQARDMGFNKPILGVEFTPDAAKLAGATADGYEAVTDFFDPKSNDPWSKSFVANYKAKTGKDPEFYAANYYEGVYILAELIKKAKAKGGDWWNGKALRDALVEIKKFPSVYGGDVEFNPEDGTCKKKTALFVVKNAEAVFQSYVEIK encoded by the coding sequence ATGAAGCAGCGAGCATGGATCACCGGAATTATTTTTGTTTGTTTTTTGTTCTTCAGCCTTTCGGCCCAGGCCGCGGACCCCAAAGAGTTCAAGATCGGGGCGATCCTGGCCATGACCGGGGCCGGGTCCTGGTATGGCGAGGTGATGAGCCGGGGTTTTCTAACGGCCATGGATGAGATCAACGGGAAAGGCGGCATCGACGGCGTTAAATTCAAGGCGGCCGTCGAAGACCACCAGAGCGGTTCGGGAGCCGCGGCCATCAACGGCTTCAACAAACTGGTCAACGTGGACAAGGTCCCCTTCAGCTTCACCTCGTACACCGGACCCACCCTCTCCATCGTGCCCGTGGCCAACGAAAAGCACGTACTGCTGCTCAACGGCGGGGGCGTGGGCCCCAAATTGGTGAAGGCCAGCCCGTACCTTTTCAACAACCGTATGCTCTCGGTGATGCATGGAGTCGGCGTAATTCAACGGGCGAAGGAGAGGGGATTCACGAAGATGGCCTCTCTCTACTGGAATGACGATGCCGGCATCGGCACCCAGAAATATGTGGAGCCCCGCTGGAAGGCCATGGGAGGCACGGTCGTGGCTTCCGAAGCGCATCCGATCGGGGCTACGGATTACAAGACTTACCTCTCTAAAATTATGGCGGCGAATCCGGATTTTCTGGCCTTGTGGCAATGGGGGAAAGACTGGGGCGTTGCCGTGAAACAAGCGCGGGATATGGGATTCAACAAGCCCATCCTGGGTGTCGAGTTCACCCCGGATGCGGCCAAGCTCGCTGGCGCTACCGCAGATGGTTATGAGGCCGTCACCGATTTCTTCGACCCCAAGAGCAATGACCCCTGGTCCAAGAGTTTTGTAGCCAATTACAAAGCCAAGACCGGCAAAGACCCGGAATTCTATGCCGCCAACTATTACGAAGGGGTCTATATCCTGGCGGAGTTGATCAAAAAAGCCAAGGCCAAGGGAGGGGACTGGTGGAATGGGAAAGCCCTGCGGGATGCCCTCGTCGAAATCAAGAAGTTCCCCAGCGTCTATGGTGGGGACGTAGAATTTAACCCGGAAGATGGAACCTGCAAGAAGAAGACCGCCCTTTTCGTGGTGAAGAACGCCGAAGCGGTCTTCCAGAGTTACGTCGAAATCAAGTAA
- a CDS encoding branched-chain amino acid ABC transporter permease, with protein sequence MDLLIQLTINGLSLGSIYMLLGISWGLIFAVTRTFHFAHGATFVIAAYAAYLFQQLGFPLILAAAGSVLAAALFGMALEGILYRFLRKSFATHLVIFVAALGTLITVENLIAMGFGTDTKPLEGFPMKVIKIGQVGFNNLHIVMFITAGAFFAALMLYLHGTKSGKALRAVISNPEMAEVIGIDTQKYFLLAFALGSLLVAPAAVLVTIERGATPDLGHWAILYSFIPVIIGGIGSIPGAALAGIIVGLAESIGIWKISSQWQVGIAFVVLVLVLILKPTGLFGFRVYRGKI encoded by the coding sequence ATGGATCTCTTAATCCAACTCACCATCAACGGACTTTCCCTGGGAAGCATTTATATGCTCTTGGGTATCAGCTGGGGGTTGATCTTCGCCGTGACCCGGACCTTTCATTTTGCCCACGGAGCGACTTTTGTCATCGCCGCCTATGCGGCCTACCTTTTCCAGCAGTTGGGATTCCCCTTAATCCTGGCTGCGGCCGGGAGCGTTTTGGCAGCGGCTCTTTTCGGAATGGCCCTGGAAGGGATCTTATACCGCTTCCTCCGAAAATCTTTTGCCACTCATCTGGTCATCTTCGTCGCCGCCCTGGGAACTCTGATCACCGTTGAAAATTTGATCGCCATGGGGTTCGGAACGGATACCAAGCCCCTGGAAGGGTTCCCGATGAAGGTCATTAAAATCGGCCAGGTGGGCTTCAATAATCTGCATATCGTCATGTTCATCACCGCCGGAGCTTTCTTTGCCGCTTTGATGCTTTACCTCCATGGCACCAAGAGCGGGAAGGCTTTACGCGCCGTGATCAGCAATCCCGAGATGGCCGAGGTGATCGGCATCGATACCCAAAAGTATTTTCTCCTGGCTTTTGCCCTGGGGTCTTTGCTGGTGGCGCCGGCAGCGGTTCTGGTGACCATCGAAAGGGGAGCCACGCCCGACCTGGGTCACTGGGCCATTCTTTACTCCTTCATACCGGTGATCATCGGGGGGATCGGCAGCATTCCCGGAGCGGCCCTGGCCGGGATCATCGTCGGACTGGCCGAATCGATCGGCATCTGGAAGATTTCCTCCCAATGGCAGGTGGGGATTGCTTTCGTCGTCCTGGTCCTGGTGTTGATCTTGAAACCCACGGGGCTGTTTGGATTCCGGGTTTACAGGGGCAAAATCTAA
- a CDS encoding branched-chain amino acid ABC transporter ATP-binding protein/permease — protein sequence MDYILHILIMIAIYAILGLSFNLILGYTGLIAMCHAAFFAIGAYTSALLGVHFGINFLLGIVAGMIVTGVVSLLVAIPAIRVRDEYLIVTTLAFLMIVYTVLVNWIDLTRGAAGLSGIPRPSLFGYQISTPTAFIPLMFGFAAIVFLACWRIVHSPFGRILRAIREDEVATESLGKNVRAFKIWIFVTGGALAAIAGSLFAHYMTYISPANFTINDTILIFAVVIIGGAANAWGPVVGAVILVSVMEALRFMEISPLIVGFTRQIAYGAVLIAFMCFRPQGFVGEFAARPRREEEKPEPLPNGDGARPASRGVGGRVPGLFQEKARPDSPEIILRLNGVSKNFGGLKAVNHCTMDLLEGEIVGLIGPNGAGKTTLFNVITGFYSPDAGSVDFSGKDISGLPAYRITQLGIARSFQNLRLFHNMTVLDNVLVARPRQTGENLIWAFLRFGQVSREERENREKARGYLKFVGLDDKADELAGNLSFAEQKLLSLARLLATEARLILLDEPASGLDPMVMENLFPLVKDLVKYGKTICIVEHNMEVIKAMVDEIVFLNEGKVLAKGTPEKIMNTPELAEIYFGG from the coding sequence ATGGACTATATACTTCACATCTTAATCATGATCGCCATCTACGCGATCTTGGGTTTATCCTTCAACCTCATTCTGGGATATACCGGCCTCATCGCCATGTGCCATGCCGCCTTTTTTGCCATCGGGGCTTACACTTCGGCGCTCCTGGGCGTCCATTTCGGGATCAATTTCCTGCTGGGAATCGTGGCCGGAATGATCGTCACCGGGGTGGTGAGTCTGCTCGTGGCCATACCGGCCATTCGCGTGCGGGATGAATACCTCATCGTGACCACCCTGGCTTTTTTGATGATTGTTTATACCGTCCTGGTAAACTGGATTGACCTGACCCGAGGCGCGGCCGGCCTATCCGGTATTCCCCGGCCTTCTCTCTTTGGCTATCAAATTTCAACTCCGACGGCCTTTATCCCCCTGATGTTCGGTTTCGCCGCAATCGTTTTTCTGGCCTGCTGGCGGATTGTCCATTCTCCCTTTGGACGAATCCTGCGGGCCATCCGGGAGGATGAGGTGGCCACCGAATCCCTGGGGAAGAACGTCCGGGCTTTTAAGATCTGGATTTTCGTGACTGGCGGAGCCCTGGCAGCCATCGCCGGCAGCCTGTTTGCCCATTACATGACCTACATCAGCCCGGCAAACTTTACCATCAACGATACGATCCTGATCTTTGCCGTGGTCATCATCGGAGGGGCCGCTAATGCCTGGGGGCCGGTGGTTGGGGCTGTCATTCTGGTCTCGGTGATGGAGGCCCTTCGCTTCATGGAGATCTCTCCTTTGATAGTGGGTTTTACTCGCCAGATCGCTTATGGCGCGGTCCTCATTGCCTTCATGTGTTTCCGACCCCAGGGTTTCGTGGGGGAGTTTGCCGCCCGTCCTAGAAGAGAAGAGGAGAAGCCCGAGCCTTTACCCAATGGGGACGGAGCGAGGCCGGCGTCAAGAGGGGTCGGAGGAAGAGTTCCCGGTCTGTTTCAGGAGAAGGCCAGGCCTGATTCTCCCGAGATAATCCTCCGGTTAAATGGGGTCAGTAAAAATTTCGGCGGACTGAAAGCGGTCAACCATTGCACTATGGATCTCTTGGAAGGGGAGATCGTCGGGCTCATCGGGCCCAATGGCGCCGGGAAGACCACCCTCTTCAACGTAATCACGGGCTTCTACTCCCCCGATGCGGGGTCGGTCGATTTCTCCGGGAAAGACATCTCCGGCCTTCCGGCCTATCGCATAACCCAGCTGGGGATCGCCCGCTCCTTCCAGAATTTAAGGCTCTTCCACAACATGACGGTACTGGATAACGTCCTGGTGGCCCGACCCCGGCAGACCGGGGAGAACCTGATCTGGGCTTTCCTGCGCTTCGGCCAGGTTTCCCGCGAAGAGAGAGAGAATCGAGAGAAAGCCCGGGGTTATCTGAAATTTGTGGGATTGGACGATAAGGCCGACGAGCTCGCCGGGAATCTTTCTTTTGCGGAACAGAAGCTTTTGAGCCTGGCCCGTCTCCTGGCCACGGAAGCTCGTTTGATTCTTTTGGACGAGCCGGCATCAGGCCTGGACCCGATGGTCATGGAAAATCTCTTCCCCCTGGTAAAAGATCTGGTGAAATACGGCAAGACGATTTGCATCGTGGAGCACAACATGGAAGTCATCAAGGCCATGGTGGATGAGATCGTTTTCCTTAACGAAGGAAAAGTGCTGGCCAAGGGAACTCCGGAAAAAATCATGAACACCCCCGAGCTGGCGGAGATTTATTTTGGCGGATAA
- a CDS encoding ABC transporter ATP-binding protein: MILEVKNLVSGYQNKRVLHGLAFGMEDGEVVGTIGHNGGGKTTLLKTLFGLLSPWEGQVFFRGHEITGRKPGFNVKEGIAYMPQGQGLFPDLKVMENLEISSFGLDSQTLKKRCRQIFEMFPILDERKKQRAGTLSGGEQRMLSVGLTLMHEPTLIFLDEPSLGLAPRIVQLVMDNIAEINRRYKNSIMLVEQNFEQVKRIAGKIMVIKLGQIVFSGILDPAMDKRELWKYF; the protein is encoded by the coding sequence ATGATTCTGGAAGTTAAAAACTTAGTCAGCGGGTACCAGAATAAAAGGGTCCTCCATGGGCTCGCATTCGGCATGGAAGACGGGGAAGTGGTGGGAACGATCGGGCACAACGGGGGCGGGAAGACCACTCTCCTGAAGACCCTTTTCGGGCTTCTCTCTCCCTGGGAAGGCCAGGTTTTCTTCCGGGGTCATGAAATCACCGGGCGGAAGCCGGGGTTCAATGTCAAAGAAGGAATTGCTTACATGCCCCAGGGGCAGGGCTTGTTCCCCGACCTCAAGGTCATGGAGAACCTGGAGATCAGTTCCTTTGGCCTGGATTCGCAGACTCTAAAGAAGCGCTGCCGACAGATCTTCGAAATGTTCCCCATTCTTGACGAGCGAAAGAAGCAAAGGGCTGGAACCCTGAGCGGAGGGGAGCAACGGATGCTCAGCGTGGGTTTGACCCTGATGCATGAACCAACCCTTATTTTCCTGGACGAGCCTTCCCTCGGGCTGGCTCCCCGGATTGTGCAACTGGTCATGGATAACATTGCGGAGATCAACCGCCGTTATAAGAATTCGATCATGCTGGTGGAGCAGAACTTCGAGCAGGTAAAACGGATAGCCGGAAAGATTATGGTGATCAAGCTGGGACAGATCGTCTTCTCGGGCATTTTAGATCCTGCGATGGATAAACGGGAATTGTGGAAATACTTCTAA
- a CDS encoding enolase C-terminal domain-like protein, whose translation MKITQIEAIPFKIPYLTPLKWGLAGYLEAAEHVLVRVHTDDGIIGIAEATPRPTIYGESQASILYAIKNWFGPMIIGLDPNHTEKIWSKFDTLHWNPTAKGAIDLALWDAAAKARGLPLWEILGGSSDRLPVSWMLGMRSISEMIQEAMDMRAKGFKAFKVKVGIDPGKDIQVIKSLRESIGPDVLIYADANMAYDVSTAIRTIKKMEEYGLAFVEEPIPVWNWRGRKKVAQAISIPIMGDESVFTPQDVAREIDLGAIGIISIKTPRTGYTLSLKIIHQAEMAGIPCLMGTQAETGVGTLASAHFGAARRNVSYPSEISFFLCLKDDLLAEPISLQDGIIGLPKRPGNGAILDEGKLKKYRMD comes from the coding sequence ATGAAAATTACCCAGATCGAAGCGATTCCTTTTAAAATTCCTTACCTTACTCCTTTGAAGTGGGGTCTGGCGGGCTATCTTGAGGCCGCGGAACATGTTCTCGTCAGAGTTCATACGGATGACGGAATCATCGGCATAGCCGAGGCCACCCCCCGACCCACGATTTATGGGGAGTCCCAGGCCTCCATTCTCTATGCCATCAAAAACTGGTTTGGACCAATGATCATTGGCCTTGATCCAAACCATACTGAAAAAATCTGGTCCAAATTCGATACCCTTCACTGGAATCCCACAGCCAAAGGAGCAATCGATCTGGCTTTATGGGATGCGGCAGCCAAAGCCCGGGGACTTCCGCTTTGGGAAATCCTGGGAGGCTCTTCTGACCGCCTTCCCGTGAGCTGGATGCTCGGCATGCGCTCCATTTCCGAAATGATCCAGGAAGCGATGGACATGCGCGCCAAAGGATTTAAAGCCTTCAAGGTCAAGGTGGGAATTGATCCCGGGAAGGATATCCAGGTCATTAAATCACTGCGAGAGAGTATCGGGCCGGATGTATTGATTTATGCCGACGCCAATATGGCCTATGATGTTTCCACGGCCATTCGTACGATTAAGAAGATGGAAGAGTACGGGCTCGCTTTTGTGGAAGAGCCGATTCCGGTGTGGAACTGGAGAGGAAGGAAAAAGGTTGCCCAAGCCATATCCATCCCCATCATGGGAGATGAGAGTGTCTTTACCCCCCAGGATGTAGCTCGGGAGATCGATCTCGGGGCCATCGGGATCATAAGCATCAAGACTCCGCGCACAGGTTACACGCTCTCGCTGAAAATTATTCACCAGGCTGAAATGGCCGGAATTCCCTGTTTGATGGGCACCCAGGCCGAGACCGGGGTTGGAACTTTAGCCAGTGCTCATTTTGGCGCTGCCCGCCGCAATGTTTCCTACCCCAGTGAGATATCTTTTTTCCTTTGCCTGAAAGATGACCTGCTGGCCGAGCCGATCTCTCTCCAAGACGGAATCATTGGACTGCCCAAGCGCCCGGGAAATGGAGCAATCCTTGACGAGGGGAAGCTGAAGAAATATCGGATGGATTAA
- a CDS encoding acyl-CoA dehydrogenase family protein — protein MDFELPLELKKLKEETCQFVDQEIRPLVAEIEKKKRYPIEIVKRMARQGIYRLLVPKEYGGAYETVRSLPICVAREELGRGHNFAGASIATQGLGSYPLVLAGSAELRRRFLPRVASGEIIPAFALTEPEAGSDAGSLQTTALREGDHYRINGIKCFISNAGIAQYIVLFAKTNPSLRTKGISAILVETGTPGYEVTRQMEILAIDVVNELQFKDCLVPRANLLGEEGKGFTVAMQTLDLLRCSVGAHAVGIAQEAFDLALAYAKKRVQFGKPIAQHQAIQLKLANMIVEINCARLLVYQAALAKDTGQPDVTFKSSMAKYYATEMAQRVVDQAVQIHGGYGVLVDDFPLERLYREVRAPRIYEGTSEIQQLIIANHFVREKKN, from the coding sequence ATGGACTTTGAACTCCCCTTGGAATTGAAGAAATTAAAGGAAGAAACCTGCCAGTTCGTAGACCAGGAAATCCGGCCCCTGGTTGCGGAAATAGAGAAAAAGAAAAGGTATCCCATTGAAATTGTCAAACGCATGGCGCGGCAAGGCATCTACCGCCTTCTTGTTCCGAAGGAATACGGCGGGGCATATGAAACTGTCCGATCCCTTCCTATCTGCGTGGCTCGTGAAGAATTGGGGCGGGGTCATAACTTTGCCGGCGCGAGCATTGCTACCCAGGGTTTGGGAAGTTATCCGTTGGTTCTGGCCGGTTCCGCAGAACTACGGAGGCGTTTTTTACCACGGGTGGCCAGTGGAGAAATCATCCCGGCATTTGCCCTGACCGAGCCAGAAGCGGGTTCAGATGCTGGGAGCCTGCAGACGACGGCTTTGAGAGAGGGTGATCATTACCGCATCAATGGAATCAAATGTTTTATCTCCAACGCCGGAATCGCTCAATATATCGTCTTGTTTGCCAAGACCAACCCCTCCCTGAGAACGAAGGGGATTTCGGCCATTCTGGTGGAAACCGGCACTCCGGGGTATGAAGTCACCCGGCAGATGGAGATCCTGGCCATTGACGTGGTCAATGAGTTGCAATTCAAGGACTGCCTCGTTCCCCGGGCGAATTTGCTGGGAGAAGAAGGGAAAGGATTCACTGTGGCCATGCAGACTCTGGACCTCTTGCGCTGTTCGGTGGGGGCCCATGCGGTGGGCATCGCCCAGGAGGCCTTCGATCTGGCGTTGGCCTATGCCAAGAAGCGGGTTCAATTCGGGAAGCCCATTGCCCAGCACCAGGCGATCCAGCTCAAACTGGCCAACATGATCGTAGAGATCAACTGCGCCCGGCTTTTGGTCTATCAAGCGGCTTTGGCCAAGGATACAGGCCAGCCTGATGTAACTTTCAAATCTTCCATGGCCAAGTATTATGCCACGGAGATGGCCCAGCGGGTAGTGGATCAGGCGGTTCAAATCCACGGAGGGTATGGAGTGCTGGTGGATGATTTTCCCCTGGAGCGTCTCTACCGGGAAGTACGCGCTCCCCGTATTTACGAAGGAACGTCGGAGATTCAACAACTCATCATTGCCAATCATTTTGTGAGGGAGAAGAAGAATTAG
- a CDS encoding long-chain fatty acid--CoA ligase produces the protein MNLNVGYMLLRNVHEQPEKLAVIFRNKRHTYKVFNERVNRLANALLEKGMAKGDKVAYLLNNCSEFAEISFALSKIGALSIPLNFRLKEEEIGYIIENSDSSFLFFGPEYKENIAKLLPGFNKFKKAIQVGGNSEYEKLLQNSSIQEPSVLVTEDDDHSIMYTSGTTGFPKGAVHTHKSRIWNSLNMLVDTGLRGTDIFAITTPLFHIAAGHTMVLSTIFIGGTVVILAGFSLPEFFEVIQREKVTAFFAVPTMFVRILDHPNLKEYDLSSLRLLFTGGAVTSVELKEKLMKAFPRATLDDLMGLTEGGPLTTFLPHRDAFRKPGSVGRAHFSQMVRVVNEKGEDVNGDEVGEIIVKGPAVMEEYYKNPEATHKALRDGWLYTGDLARVDKERYQYLIVRRTDLIISGGENVYPAEVEKVLLLHPAVKEVAVIGITDMEWGARVMAVVVPREGERLTEEDLLSFCREKLAGYKRPCSIAFIDELPKNQLGKVLYKELRNRFEKGDAGKR, from the coding sequence ATGAATCTTAATGTCGGATATATGCTTCTGCGGAATGTCCATGAGCAGCCGGAAAAGCTCGCGGTCATCTTCCGAAATAAGCGGCACACCTATAAAGTTTTCAACGAGCGGGTTAATCGCCTGGCCAATGCCCTTTTAGAAAAGGGGATGGCCAAAGGGGATAAAGTTGCCTACCTTCTCAACAATTGCAGTGAATTTGCCGAGATCTCTTTTGCTTTGAGCAAAATAGGTGCCCTCTCCATACCCCTCAATTTCCGTCTGAAAGAAGAGGAAATCGGTTATATCATCGAGAATTCCGACTCCTCTTTTCTTTTTTTCGGACCTGAGTATAAAGAAAATATCGCGAAGCTCCTTCCCGGATTTAATAAATTCAAAAAAGCCATTCAGGTTGGAGGAAATTCAGAATACGAAAAGCTTTTGCAGAATTCATCAATTCAGGAACCTTCGGTTTTGGTGACAGAAGATGATGACCATTCCATTATGTACACTTCCGGCACAACCGGATTCCCCAAGGGAGCTGTGCATACCCACAAAAGCAGGATCTGGAACAGCCTGAATATGCTGGTGGACACCGGCCTCCGCGGAACAGACATTTTTGCCATTACCACCCCGCTTTTTCATATTGCGGCCGGACACACCATGGTTCTCTCCACAATTTTTATCGGGGGCACGGTGGTGATATTGGCGGGATTTTCTTTGCCGGAGTTCTTCGAAGTAATCCAGAGGGAAAAAGTCACCGCCTTCTTTGCCGTACCTACGATGTTCGTCCGCATCCTGGATCATCCCAATCTGAAGGAGTATGATCTTTCTTCCCTGCGGTTGCTTTTTACGGGCGGAGCCGTCACCTCCGTGGAGTTGAAGGAAAAATTGATGAAAGCCTTTCCCCGGGCAACGTTGGATGACTTAATGGGTTTGACGGAAGGAGGGCCGTTGACGACTTTCTTGCCCCACCGTGATGCCTTCCGCAAGCCAGGCTCGGTGGGCCGAGCCCATTTCAGCCAGATGGTGCGGGTGGTCAATGAGAAAGGGGAAGATGTCAATGGGGATGAAGTGGGAGAGATCATCGTGAAGGGGCCAGCGGTGATGGAGGAATATTACAAAAACCCCGAGGCAACACACAAGGCTTTACGGGACGGGTGGCTTTACACGGGTGACCTGGCCCGGGTGGACAAGGAAAGGTATCAATACCTCATAGTGCGGCGAACGGACTTGATCATCAGCGGTGGAGAAAATGTTTATCCCGCCGAAGTGGAAAAAGTACTTCTCCTGCATCCCGCAGTCAAAGAAGTTGCCGTGATTGGAATCACGGACATGGAATGGGGGGCGCGGGTAATGGCCGTGGTGGTTCCGCGGGAAGGGGAGAGGCTCACCGAAGAAGATCTCCTTTCCTTTTGCCGAGAAAAGCTGGCCGGCTACAAACGCCCCTGCAGCATTGCCTTTATTGATGAACTGCCCAAAAATCAATTAGGAAAAGTTCTTTACAAAGAATTGAGGAACCGCTTCGAAAAAGGGGATGCGGGTAAGAGATGA